The Fodinibius sp. Rm-B-1B1-1 genome segment CAAAAAAATCATTACGCTCTACGACGCCCCTTCATCTTTCCAGTCTTCATAAAGCCGTCATAGTGACGCATCATAAGATGACTCTCAATTTGTTGAAGTGTATCTAATGCAACCCCAACAATAATTAACAAACTTGTTCCTCCATAGAACAGTGCAAAACCCGGAGTTACTCCCATTCGAGCAACAATTGCGGGCATAATGGCGATAATTGCCAAAAATATGGAGCCCGGCAATGTAACCTTCGTCAAAATATTATCAATAAACTCAACCGTTTGGTTACCGGGCCGAACACCTGGTATAAATCCACCTTGACGTTTCATTGTATCCGCCATTTCACGTGGATTAACTGTAATGGCCGTATAGAAGTATGTAAAGAACACAACAATGATTCCAAAGATAATGGAATAGGTAATGCCTGTAAAATCACTCGACCAAGCAGTTAAAAACTGTACCGTTTCATTATTTGGAAAAAACGTTCCAATCGTGCTTGGAATAAACATAATCGACTGCGCAAAAATAATCGGCATCACTCCTGCAGCATTTAATTTAAGAGGTAAATATTGTGTCGTACCTCCATAAACCTTACGACCGACTACTCGTTTGGCATACTGTACGGGAACTTTTCGAACTCCCTGTGTAAGTAGCACACAAGCAGCAATTACAAGAATTAGCGCTGCGATCTCTGCGATCACAATGATCATATTTCCTTTTGTCGTAACCTCGTTAATAAGACTTGCCGGTAATCGGGCAATAATACCAATCATAATAATTATGGAAATACCATTACCAATACCTCGATCAGAAATTCGCTCACCCAACCACATTACAAAAGTGGTACCTGCAGTAAGGATAATCATCGAAGTTAATACAAACGTAAAATTACTCACTACAATTGCATTAGGCGATGTTGCCATCAGATTGATGGAAAAACCAATAGATTGTATTAGCGTAATTCCTACGGTACCATATCG includes the following:
- the secY gene encoding preprotein translocase subunit SecY, whose product is MSLVENFRNIFKIEELKNRIFYVIGILMVYRIGSFVTLPGVDAAQLTQQAGDASSLLGLFDMFVGGAFSRAGVFALGIMPYITAAIIIQLMGAVVPYFQKLQREGEEGRRKINRLTRYGTVGITLIQSIGFSINLMATSPNAIVVSNFTFVLTSMIILTAGTTFVMWLGERISDRGIGNGISIIIMIGIIARLPASLINEVTTKGNMIIVIAEIAALILVIAACVLLTQGVRKVPVQYAKRVVGRKVYGGTTQYLPLKLNAAGVMPIIFAQSIMFIPSTIGTFFPNNETVQFLTAWSSDFTGITYSIIFGIIVVFFTYFYTAITVNPREMADTMKRQGGFIPGVRPGNQTVEFIDNILTKVTLPGSIFLAIIAIMPAIVARMGVTPGFALFYGGTSLLIIVGVALDTLQQIESHLMMRHYDGFMKTGKMKGRRRA